The genomic interval CCGATGAACGTCGTGCTCGCCTGCTGGCGCTGCTCGCGGACCCGTAGCACCTCGTTGATGTTCGTCGAGATGACCTGTCCCAGGCGACGGGGGTCGCCGCCCATCCGCCGGCCGACGACGTACATGTCGCCGAACTTCTGGATGAGATACGAGCCCGTCTCGGCGGCGAACAGCGTCCACGCCCCCTCGGCGTCGATGCGGGTGCGCAGCCGCTTGTAGAGGTTGTTCACGTTCGGGGTGAGCGCGCCGAAGTCCTTCGTGCGCAGCGTCTCGAGGACGTTCGCCGTCGAGGTCTGTTTCACCGACTCGACGCCGCCGAGCGCCCGGATGAACGAGGGGAAGCCCGCGTCGCGGTCGGTCACCTTCCGCTCCTCGCGGCGCATCGCCAGGCCGGGAAGCAACAGCGGCGTCGTCGGAATCGCGAGGTAGATGGGCCGCGGGAGCGTGTCGGGCGCGAGCGGCGTGAAGCCGAGCCCGACGGCCGCGACCGCGACCGTCGCGACGACCGACAGCGCGACGCCGACGACGAGCGGGAGCCACACGCGGTGCATCGGCGAGTGGTCGGTCTCGGGGTCGAGCCACACCGGGTCGCGCGGCGCGACGGTGTGGATGACGAACAGGAACCCCACCTGCACCAGCGCGAACATCACGATGACGCCGCCCACGAGCAGCGTCGGCGGCACGCCCAACAGGAGCGGCAACACGGTCGCGAACACGAGGATGAACGTCGTCGAGAGCATCAGCGAGAGGTACAGCTCCTGAAGCACGTCGAGCTTCGAGAGGTCCGACTCGTAGCGGATGACGAACTCCTGGATGTTCGACTCCTGTTCGTCCACGAGGAAGTCGCTCAGGCTCTGGCCCGCTCCCACCGTATAGGCGAGCCGTTCGAGGAAGTCGCCCAACAGTTCGGAGGGGACGCGTTTCGACCGACGACGGCAGGCGTCGTCGAGCGACTGGTTCCACGTATCGACGAGCGCGGT from Halosegnis marinus carries:
- the flaJ gene encoding archaellar assembly protein FlaJ; the protein is MAAEGEGAELPDLRELVASVATAFRYMEMPVERYALLVLAPSVLFGLVLGGAAVALDLPAFLAAPLGVLGLVPLLGALVYPKVVADRRRREIREQFHLFLTHITVLSLTNIERVEVFRTLAQVEEYGALAEEMGRITALVDTWNQSLDDACRRRSKRVPSELLGDFLERLAYTVGAGQSLSDFLVDEQESNIQEFVIRYESDLSKLDVLQELYLSLMLSTTFILVFATVLPLLLGVPPTLLVGGVIVMFALVQVGFLFVIHTVAPRDPVWLDPETDHSPMHRVWLPLVVGVALSVVATVAVAAVGLGFTPLAPDTLPRPIYLAIPTTPLLLPGLAMRREERKVTDRDAGFPSFIRALGGVESVKQTSTANVLETLRTKDFGALTPNVNNLYKRLRTRIDAEGAWTLFAAETGSYLIQKFGDMYVVGRRMGGDPRRLGQVISTNINEVLRVREQRQQASTTFIGVVYGITAASMFSAFIGLEIAGQMLTITSEIASQNGEFVDSLFSTGNYDIEVMEFLLLCVVLLNALLSSLMIRLTDRGHFVNALPHFVGLTWAGTVVAAVTQRVVAGLI